In Nitrospirota bacterium, one genomic interval encodes:
- a CDS encoding prepilin-type N-terminal cleavage/methylation domain-containing protein: MQNAECRMLIPPPLNPLPQGEGRLEEHSGEEGAISIPSPLRGEGQGGGGQWLTSTETGFTLIEVIVSLVLAGIVGAIAVMGVVSIVKGYVFTKINSKTAHKGQTAMVRIVKELNFISSVTTGTGTSITFQAYKNGTAGSHSISWTGTANDPLILDGDILTDRVSNFALSYRDTYNSAPQTIWTSTRKVIEFTLTIQGADNVNSSFTGRVVPRNL; this comes from the coding sequence ATGCAGAATGCGGAATGCAGAATGTTAATACCCCCTCCCCTTAATCCCCTCCCGCAAGGGGAGGGGAGATTAGAGGAACACTCGGGGGAAGAGGGTGCTATATCTATTCCCTCCCCCTTGAGGGGGGAGGGTCAGGGTGGAGGTGGGCAATGGTTAACTTCGACTGAAACCGGTTTTACCCTTATCGAGGTAATTGTCTCCCTCGTTCTTGCCGGTATTGTCGGCGCTATTGCTGTGATGGGTGTGGTCAGCATTGTTAAAGGTTACGTATTTACTAAGATTAATTCCAAAACTGCCCATAAAGGTCAGACCGCAATGGTCAGGATTGTTAAAGAGCTTAATTTTATCAGCTCTGTTACAACCGGTACTGGAACGAGTATTACCTTTCAGGCTTACAAAAACGGTACGGCCGGTTCTCATTCTATTTCATGGACCGGCACTGCAAATGACCCGCTTATTTTAGACGGGGATATATTGACAGACAGGGTAAGCAACTTTGCCCTTTCATATCGTGATACTTATAACAGTGCTCCACAAACAATCTGGACATCAACCAGAAAAGTTATAGAGTTTACCCTGACAATTCAGGGGGCAGACAATGTCAATTCTTCATTTACAGGGCGTGTCGTACCAAGAAATCTTTAG
- a CDS encoding prepilin-type N-terminal cleavage/methylation domain-containing protein: MGLYYNQTGFTLIEIIITLVISGMLGAVLYSYFGKTFTSSSNPVVRLNKAFNHQQVMENITADYLKNYTTNLVTLKTNIGAEATNQNNSYGQYYVINNRYIKFAGQTEATDDTGANNLLKVTIRNDLGEILTVLFAKQ, translated from the coding sequence AATAATTATTACCCTTGTAATCTCAGGAATGCTTGGTGCAGTCTTATACTCATACTTTGGAAAGACATTTACCTCAAGCTCAAACCCTGTAGTCCGCTTAAATAAGGCATTTAACCATCAACAGGTTATGGAAAATATCACAGCAGATTACCTGAAAAATTATACAACCAATCTTGTCACACTTAAGACCAATATCGGGGCTGAGGCAACAAACCAGAATAATTCTTATGGCCAATACTATGTTATTAATAACCGCTATATTAAATTTGCCGGCCAGACTGAGGCAACGGATGATACGGGTGCAAATAATTTGTTAAAGGTAACAATAAGAAACGACCTTGGTGAGATATTAACAGTATTGTTTGCAAAGCAATGA